The DNA sequence TCCAGCAGCTTTCGCTCATCACGGGTAAACTTCCTGTTTTTATCAATTAGGTACAGCGTGTTATCAACCGAATCTATTTCATAATATAGATAGGTCTTTCCTCCTGCTCTGCCTGTGAATTCGTAAGTTTTTAGCACATCATTTAATGCGGGCGTGCCATTCCCCAAGTCAATGTCATGCGGTTTATTGACTTTGTACACCAACGTGGAGTAGCGTTCAAAGAATGCTTCGTGCCAGCGGATGGAATCGTTCGGATTATACGGCAATAGCTGTCCATTAAGTTCAAAAGATGTTATTTGATAATGTCCTGCGGATTGCGGCAGCCCTGGTAATACTGGTTCCTTCAGCCGACCTTCGTTGTAAAAACGATCGTACCTGAAATAACCGTAAACAAAGATGAATAGAATTATGATGAGCGATTTGACCACCACCCGTCCGATGCGTATCCAGCGATGCTGTAAATTTGGTGTATAATAATGAGGATTTACCGCTTCTCGGATAATGAATAACCGCCAGATATCGGGAATATACTGTATTAGTAAGAATAAAGACAACAACACAAAATATGAGCTGTACACATGAACCGCACCATCGTATGCGATATTGGCGTGGCCAATATTAAATAGTACGCCTGCGGTGATGATAGCGCCGAGAGCGGTGGTACTTCGAAAAAGAAGTAAAGTACCCGCAGCTATCTCTAGAAAGCCCAGAAAAATCTCGTATTTGTAGGAAATGCCTACAATCTGCCAGTACAGTTTGAATGGCGCATATTCTCCGAAATCTGTATTCAGATTGGCTAGAGATGGGAAAGGCATCTGCATCGGGAATAATTTGATAAAACCGAAGGCAATAAGACCAAACGCAATACGATAACGCACAATTACGCGAAGCCAATAATAAAGGACCTCATAGTTATGCTGTTGCCTGTTTCGTGCCAATATAGTCCATATCGCGCTTACTAAAGCTGCGATGAGCGCGCTAAGCCACCAAGAAACATAGGAAGCAAATCCCCACGTGCCACTTTCCGATTCAATGCCGATCCAACCTGATCGGGAACCGCCCGCAATACTAGCCAGAAAATCGTACAGCGAATCTGGAGCAATAATTTTCTCATACCATTTTCCATCCAGTGGGACCACCATTAAAATAAAGAAGATAAAAGCGAACCTAAATACTACCTTCTCCCAGTACCTCCACGAAGTACTCTTTGCGGCCTCATTATAGGTTGTTATTGTAAATACAGTTGCCATTTTGTCAAGGAATTAATAGCTTAATAGATGCGGATTGGCTTTCTTCTACCTTCGTGCAGCAAGTAGTTCTTCGCCTGTCTTTCGAGTCTTACCTGCAAGGTATTGCCCGCCTCATCTCTGCCACGGAGCACAAGCGTGACAGGATCTACCTCATCCAATAGAAAATTAAAATGTTTGTCAGCATCATTTTGTCCGTTAAGGTTGAGCTGTGCTGGCTTATTCTTCTCCACCTTCCGATACGTGTAGCGATAAAAACGACGACCACCATTCCCTAAGTACTCATAGTTTCGCGCGTTTTGAGTGGAGATGCGCGGCTTCAAGCTATCTGCCTTTACCGTAAAATTGTCTCGTATACTGATGGAATTCCAAGCTTCGAACACCACGTCTTTCCACCGATACTCATCCGTTAAAGAATACGCCAACGTATCGCCATTCCACACAAAATCTTTCACATCGTACAGACCCTTCCACTTGGCAACACCTTTTTCCTCTGGAAACGGATAGTTGGTATGCTTCCACACGACATATGCTTGTACACTAAATCCGGCAATCAGCAGCAAAAAAACAATCTGTAAGTATGGTCGTGCTCTCCACACGATAGGACTGAATCGCGGAACAAAGACATCTGGCAATACAGCACCATGATTTACCAACAACCCGTAGAACCTCGGCAAATCGTATAAAAAAATCACACTTGCGATCAACAACAGGAAGGAACTGTACACCTGCTCGCCAATATCGTACACGTAGTTTACGATCACCACATTAAGCAATATCGCTACCAATACACCAGCACCGATCACGGCAGTACGGCGATGCAGCAATAGCAAACCAGCAATGACCTCCAATGCACCAATAAGCGGCAGATATCCAGCAGTAGCTATGCCATTAGTAAGATAATACAGCTTCCACCGCAAAAAATCCCCATATTCTGTGTGCAAATCGCTGAGTGTCGGTTCAGGAATCTGGATAGGCAAAACCTTGACAATTCCCGTAAAAGTGATCGCCAATGCCAAGCGATAGCGCAGCAAAACCCGCAGCCAATAATAGAGCGTATGCTCTTCTACTTGGTATCGTTTGCGAAAATATTTACCGAAAGCAATCACCAGCACCAAAGCGACGCCAAGCGCGATCAGCCAATTATAATAACCTCGAACATCTGAACCTACATACGCCCCTTCAATAACAAAAGAAGTACGATAAGTTGCCCATTGAAACGCATTTTCAAAAGAAAATAGAGAACCATTCGCAAGAGATAGAAAGAGATATTGATCATACGGTATAGACAGAATCAGGAAGAATAGCAGTCCAAATTCCAGCAGGAAGCGATTTTTCGATTTTGATATCGTGCTCACAAGGTTCATGTTAAGTGAAAAATTAATCCCATACTGGGTTTTATTTTAAATTCGGATCGATAGGTTCTTGAAAAAACGGTCTACAGTGAAGGCTTGGTTCAGCGATCTAGATTCCTGAGAACGTGTGGTATGTACGATGGGATGTGACAACAGAAGTGCCAGGGAGTATGTAGATACTCTGTTTTTCATTTGGGTAAGTTTAAAAGTGAAATACTACAAGTGCCAACGCCAATTAATACTTGTGATAATGGGTGCCTAAACGAAGTGATCGCCCCGCAAAAATTTATTACCTACACATTCGTGAAGGACATACTATGAAAGATATAGAAGAGATAAGCTTGTTAGTTAACGAAGGGTAAACGCGATAAAAACTAATTTGGTAATACATGTTTTCATTAATTAAATGGTTATTAAAACTTTTTAGCCATGATATTTTCAAAACTAAACATTAAAATCTATAATATCTATAATTTTAGTAGATTTTAATTATCAGCAAATAATGTTCTTAGGCTATAGTAAATAGAAGATCCATTTAAAAAAACCGTAAATAAGGTCTCAAACCAGATTCATCTCTATAAAAGTACTTTCCAACTAAGATATTGTTAGAAGAAATGATTTGGGTATAATTTGTCATAATTTCAACATAAATCATCAGCTAATAAGGCTCGCATATTCTCAAAAAAATTGTGAAGTAGTTTGTCAAATACGAATCGTAAAGTAAATAGTACCTATTTAAGCGTAAGTCTTATATAATTCTGTGTCCAAACATTCTTCTCACTTGTTTTTGGTACAGTTATTGACGAAGTGATTATTCATTAAACCTTTTCTAATTACCTCATTCTGAATAGGTATAATCCGGCCGTGATAACAATTTTTCCGGTTATTTTTCTTATTTTTGCAAACATTTCATTAAGGAAGGCATTTAATACAGTAGATGAGACAGCTTAAAATTACACAATCCATTACCAACCGTGAATCTCAATCGTTAGATAAGTATCTTCACGAAATTGGTAAAGTAGACTTAATTACTGCGGAAGAAGAAGTGATCTTGGCGCAACGCATCCGTGAGGGTGATCAAGTGGCGCTGGAAAAGCTTACAAAAACGAATCTGCGGTTTGTCGTCTCCGTCGCAAAACAATATCAAAATCAAGGCCTAACATTAGGTGACTTGATCAACGAAGGCAATTTAGGCCTAATCAAAGCGGCGAAGAGATTTGACGAAACCAAAGGATTCAAGTTTATCTCCTACGCAGTATGGTGGATTCGCCAGTCTATACTACAAGCTATCGCAGAGCAGTCTAGAATCGTTCGCTTGCCACTGAACCAAGTGGGTTCTTTAAGCAAGATCAGTAAAGCATTCTCCAAATTGGAGCAGGAGTATGAGCGTGAGCCATCTCCAGAAGAATTGGCTGACATCTTGGAAACCACCGTAGACAAGGTATCTGATACATTAAGTAATTCAGGTAGACATGTTTCCATGGATGCACCATTCGTACAAGGAGAAGAAAACACGTTACTTGACGTATTAGAAAATAAAGATCCTGATACCGACAGTACTCTGATTGACGAGTCTTTATCTGAAGAAATTAAACGTTCATTAGCTACCCTAACAGAAAGAGAACGAGAGATTATCGTTTTATTCTTTGGCCTTGGATCCAATCATCAATTGTCTCTGGAAGAGATTGGTGAGAAGTTTAGCTTAACTAGAGAGCGTGTCAGACAGATTAAAGATAAAGCTTTGCAACGCTTACGCCATACTTCACGCAGTAGAATCTTGAAGTCCTATTTAGGCTAATTGCCAAGTAGAATATATTTCACATTAGAATTTAGATGCGTAGCCAAAAGCTACGCATTTTTTTGTGCCTCCCCTATTGAACAGCTATTGTTAGCCAAAAGAAAATATTTCCAGCTATAAACAT is a window from the Sphingobacterium sp. lm-10 genome containing:
- a CDS encoding beta-carotene 15,15'-monooxygenase; this translates as MSTISKSKNRFLLEFGLLFFLILSIPYDQYLFLSLANGSLFSFENAFQWATYRTSFVIEGAYVGSDVRGYYNWLIALGVALVLVIAFGKYFRKRYQVEEHTLYYWLRVLLRYRLALAITFTGIVKVLPIQIPEPTLSDLHTEYGDFLRWKLYYLTNGIATAGYLPLIGALEVIAGLLLLHRRTAVIGAGVLVAILLNVVIVNYVYDIGEQVYSSFLLLIASVIFLYDLPRFYGLLVNHGAVLPDVFVPRFSPIVWRARPYLQIVFLLLIAGFSVQAYVVWKHTNYPFPEEKGVAKWKGLYDVKDFVWNGDTLAYSLTDEYRWKDVVFEAWNSISIRDNFTVKADSLKPRISTQNARNYEYLGNGGRRFYRYTYRKVEKNKPAQLNLNGQNDADKHFNFLLDEVDPVTLVLRGRDEAGNTLQVRLERQAKNYLLHEGRRKPIRIY
- a CDS encoding RNA polymerase sigma factor RpoD/SigA, which codes for MRQLKITQSITNRESQSLDKYLHEIGKVDLITAEEEVILAQRIREGDQVALEKLTKTNLRFVVSVAKQYQNQGLTLGDLINEGNLGLIKAAKRFDETKGFKFISYAVWWIRQSILQAIAEQSRIVRLPLNQVGSLSKISKAFSKLEQEYEREPSPEELADILETTVDKVSDTLSNSGRHVSMDAPFVQGEENTLLDVLENKDPDTDSTLIDESLSEEIKRSLATLTEREREIIVLFFGLGSNHQLSLEEIGEKFSLTRERVRQIKDKALQRLRHTSRSRILKSYLG